One Lactobacillus sp. ESL0785 DNA window includes the following coding sequences:
- a CDS encoding DUF4097 family beta strand repeat-containing protein — translation MSQITDNYIKELAHCLTALQLGKQCDALEFYRGFLLDGDFQTIEEIKKELGSPSELAQQIQADYHQSASAVAASCVQDLASDNYVRGFHLEKNPVRKRTLAPGIFTQIKLNLRKANLFIHSGKQYQVVIMDYNSRPINVKVINQTLLVDEQPAKQGKQLITINWKTPASHVEITVPNKDTLSKISGHNNNGVITIQNLQLQNVTLLQDNGNTLLNNVTIKQEFTLHSQNGDLTITQTTAHEMSLRLRNGNINIERSCIKLLLLQMRNGNSNISQCNLTLTLDTQNGDIKIARSQLTSENLIRSKAGNLFLKQLAHDASYHLQSTHGDIFYHQSSVGSKLSSKIASNDSLKVISTDGDINII, via the coding sequence ATGTCCCAGATAACTGATAATTATATTAAAGAATTAGCGCATTGTTTAACAGCTCTACAATTGGGCAAGCAGTGTGATGCACTCGAATTTTACCGTGGCTTTTTACTTGATGGTGACTTTCAAACAATAGAAGAAATTAAAAAGGAGCTTGGCAGCCCCAGCGAATTAGCCCAACAGATACAGGCTGATTATCATCAAAGTGCCTCAGCAGTAGCTGCTTCATGCGTGCAGGATTTAGCTAGTGACAATTATGTTCGCGGCTTTCATCTTGAAAAAAATCCTGTCCGTAAACGAACCCTTGCACCCGGAATTTTTACCCAAATCAAGCTTAATTTACGCAAGGCTAATCTCTTTATTCATTCTGGTAAGCAATACCAAGTTGTGATCATGGACTACAATAGTCGGCCCATCAATGTCAAAGTCATTAACCAAACCCTCTTAGTTGATGAACAACCCGCCAAACAAGGCAAGCAGCTAATCACAATTAATTGGAAAACGCCAGCTAGTCACGTAGAAATCACCGTTCCTAATAAAGACACATTATCTAAGATCAGTGGTCACAATAATAATGGTGTTATAACAATACAGAACTTGCAATTGCAAAATGTTACTTTATTGCAGGATAATGGTAATACATTACTTAATAATGTAACAATTAAGCAGGAATTTACCCTTCATTCACAAAACGGTGACCTGACAATTACCCAAACTACAGCTCACGAAATGTCATTAAGATTACGTAACGGCAATATCAATATTGAACGTAGCTGTATTAAATTATTGCTCCTACAAATGCGCAATGGGAATTCAAATATTAGCCAGTGTAATCTGACCTTAACCTTAGACACACAAAATGGCGATATTAAAATCGCACGCAGTCAACTAACCAGCGAAAATCTGATTAGATCAAAAGCTGGTAATCTATTTTTAAAGCAGCTTGCTCACGATGCCAGTTACCATTTACAATCAACACATGGCGATATTTTTTATCACCAATCAAGTGTCGGTAGCAAATTGTCCAGTAAGATTGCCTCAAATGA
- a CDS encoding DUF4097 family beta strand repeat-containing protein, with product MKNFYKIGAGGLIIGLILLIIGFSNHGLQAVTGNSLAHCHVVSNQSATSKTNPLKPFNQIDLKDANINNTNTTIYIHSGKKFQVKTTTNAAKFTTKVVNHKLTIVEKDAQQKQINFNLKKAKNTAQIEITIPTTQTLNEVNTLLNHSNVKLANINIKRLSLDQEEGNATLNNVKVSQFSFIKYAEGNVSATNSTLNNTDFEFDGPLTLTKVTLTGKNSLKANDNDIKIADSQINNINLDTNQGKLSAQNSVFASSKATFNKGNIQLTNCSVTGNNSFVITKGNFSLTPMPTKTNYSLAANNGQLTYAGHAITNAEASNFTQQTPHAKNNLIVKVATGDITLK from the coding sequence ATGAAAAACTTTTACAAAATTGGTGCTGGTGGTTTAATTATCGGCTTAATATTACTCATAATTGGTTTTAGCAATCATGGCTTGCAAGCAGTTACGGGCAATAGCCTAGCTCATTGCCACGTTGTATCGAACCAAAGTGCAACTAGCAAAACTAATCCCCTTAAGCCCTTCAACCAAATTGATCTTAAGGACGCTAATATTAACAATACTAACACCACAATTTATATTCATTCCGGCAAAAAATTTCAGGTTAAAACAACAACTAATGCTGCCAAATTTACAACTAAAGTAGTTAATCATAAATTAACTATCGTAGAAAAAGACGCTCAACAAAAGCAAATTAATTTCAACCTGAAGAAGGCTAAAAATACCGCACAGATTGAAATTACTATTCCAACTACACAAACTTTGAATGAAGTTAATACCTTGCTTAACCACAGCAATGTTAAACTCGCCAACATAAACATTAAAAGGCTCTCACTCGATCAAGAAGAAGGCAATGCAACACTAAATAATGTTAAGGTTAGCCAATTTTCATTCATCAAATACGCTGAAGGTAACGTTTCTGCCACAAATTCCACTCTTAACAATACTGATTTTGAATTCGATGGCCCGTTAACGCTAACCAAAGTTACCTTAACCGGTAAGAATTCACTTAAAGCAAATGATAATGACATCAAAATTGCTGATTCCCAGATTAATAATATTAATTTAGACACTAATCAAGGAAAATTATCTGCCCAAAATAGCGTATTTGCTTCCAGCAAGGCCACCTTTAATAAAGGTAATATCCAGTTAACGAATTGCTCAGTCACTGGTAACAATTCATTTGTCATTACTAAAGGTAACTTTTCTTTAACACCAATGCCAACTAAAACTAACTATTCACTTGCTGCAAATAATGGTCAATTAACTTATGCCGGCCATGCAATTACAAACGCAGAAGCCAGTAATTTCACCCAACAAACACCGCATGCTAAGAATAACTTAATTGTCAAAGTCGCTACAGGTGACATTACCCTTAAATAA
- a CDS encoding DUF1700 domain-containing protein: protein MEQVINDYILEVEGNLSALPKQDRKDVIEFYREFLLDGEFNDRTAIEKELGTPQQLARKIVGDYSVNESGETNTEHSTTPSSSSSNVKTIWHIIVGICAVPTGIIIGIPIICIFIGLLAGLIGLFIGFIGLVVGILAGGAFAALISFNFLFTSNWAVGLFYLGAGLTLISISLFLIPILIIIIRFLIAKCAQFARFLGKKLFKKHYYQTKSANKEV from the coding sequence ATGGAACAGGTAATAAATGATTATATTTTAGAAGTTGAAGGCAATTTGTCAGCTTTACCCAAACAAGACCGCAAAGATGTCATTGAATTTTACCGTGAATTTTTATTAGATGGTGAATTTAACGACCGGACGGCAATTGAAAAGGAGCTAGGTACCCCGCAGCAATTGGCTCGCAAAATTGTGGGTGATTATTCAGTTAACGAGTCAGGTGAAACAAATACTGAACACAGTACTACTCCATCTTCATCGTCTAGCAATGTGAAAACTATCTGGCATATTATTGTCGGTATTTGTGCGGTTCCAACAGGAATAATCATTGGAATTCCGATAATCTGTATTTTTATTGGCCTTCTTGCTGGACTAATTGGACTATTTATCGGTTTCATTGGTCTAGTGGTAGGTATATTAGCTGGTGGTGCTTTTGCAGCACTTATCAGCTTTAACTTTCTCTTTACTAGTAACTGGGCCGTTGGACTATTTTATCTTGGCGCTGGATTAACTTTAATTAGTATTAGCCTGTTTCTGATTCCAATATTGATTATTATCATTCGCTTTTTAATTGCTAAATGTGCTCAATTTGCCCGTTTTCTAGGTAAAAAACTATTTAAAAAGCACTATTATCAAACTAAATCGGCAAATAAGGAGGTCTAA
- a CDS encoding PadR family transcriptional regulator, producing MTIQIPTRLLDGAVLSFLKVEDLYGYALTQKVQAVFDISESTIYPVLRRLKKNGYLETYDEPYQGRNRRYYRLTDPGIKLLQEIQTEWQQFSGKVNHILGEQHGTGNK from the coding sequence ATGACAATACAAATACCTACCCGACTTTTAGACGGCGCGGTGTTATCTTTTCTCAAAGTTGAAGACCTTTACGGTTATGCCCTAACACAAAAAGTACAGGCAGTTTTTGACATTTCAGAATCGACAATCTATCCCGTTTTAAGACGATTAAAGAAAAATGGTTATTTAGAAACTTATGATGAGCCTTACCAAGGTCGTAATCGGCGCTATTACCGTTTAACTGACCCCGGAATTAAGTTACTGCAAGAAATTCAGACAGAATGGCAGCAATTTAGTGGCAAAGTTAATCACATTTTAGGAGAACAACATGGAACAGGTAATAAATGA